TACCCGGCCGTCGACCCGCTGGACTCCACGTCCCGCATCCTGGACCCGCGCTACATCGCGCAGGACCACTACGACACGGCCATCCGTATCAAGGGGATCCTGCAGAAGTACAAGGACCTCCAGGACATCATCGCGATCCTCGGTATCGACGAGCTCAGCGAGGACGACAAGATCACCGTCCACCGCGCCCGTCGCATCGAGCGCTTCCTCTCGCAGAACACCTACGTGGCGAAGCAGTTCACCGGTGTCGAGGGCTCGACCGTGCCGCTGGCCGAGACGATCGAGGCCTTCAACTCGATCGCGGACGGCAAGTACGACTCCACTCCGGAGCAGGCCTTCTTCATGTGCGGTGGCATCGAGGACCTCGAGAAGAACGCTGCCGAGCTGGCGAAGAAGTAATCAGGCCGGCTGATGGCCGACCGACCGTGAGGGGTGGTCCCCGTCCCTGGGGGCCACCCCTCACGCCTCGACCGGCTGTGATCCCGGTCATCTCCGTGTCCTTGGTTTCATACCGGGGGTGCGGGCCCGTTATTCTTACCGAAACCGGCGAGTGATCGACGGTTTCAAGAGCCTAGGAGCCCACGTTGGCTGAGCTGCACGTCGAGCTGGTCGCAGCCGACCGCAAGGTGTGGTCCGGTGCGGCCACCATCGTTGTCGCCCGTACGGCCTCCGGTGACACCGGCATCATGCCCGGGCACACCCCGGTGCTGAGCGTGCTGGAGACCGGTCCGGTCACCATCCGCACCACCGACGGCGGCACCGTCGTCGCGGCGGTGCACGGTGGCTTCATCTCCTTCGCCGACAACAAGCTCTCCATCCTCGCCGAGGTGGCCGAGCTGGCGGACGAGATCGACGTCGCCCGCGCCCAGCGCGCGCTGGACAGCGCCCAGAGCGAGCTCGACGCGCACGCCGAGCGCCGCGCCGAGGTGCGGCTCGTGGCGGCGGGCGGACTCAAGGCCCACGCCTGAGCCCATGACCCTCGCGTAGGGTCGACCGACGGTCCCGGGGACGCGGAAGCGTGACCCCGGGACTGTCGTATCAGTTGGTAGGACAGCGCGGTCGGTGACACGGCCGACACGGGGACGCAGGGAGCGAGGAGGTCGGTGAGCATGGTCCTCGCCCTTGTGGTGTGCGCGGCGGTCGTGGCGGCCGCGGTGATCGGACTGGTGGCGTTCGCGGTACGCCGGCGGGTGATCCAGCGGGTCGGCGGCACGTTCGACTGCAGTTACCGCCTGAAAATGCCCGCCGACGCCTCGACGCAGCCCGACCTCGACGAGAACGGCCAACCCACCTCGGCCCCGGTCCCCACGACCGACGGCAAGGGGTGGGTTTTCGGTATCGGGCGGTACAGCGGCGACTCCATCGAGTGGTTCCGGGTCTTCTCCTACGCGCCCCGGCCCCGCCGGACGCTGCCGCGCACCCAGATCGAGGTGCTCGGCCGCCGATACCCGGAGGGCCAGGAGGAGCTGGCACTGCTCTCCGGCTCCGTCGTGCTCCGCTGTCTGCACGACGGCACCCCCTGGAGCTCGCCATGAGCGAGGACGCCCTGACCGGCTTCCTCGCCTGGCTCGAAGCCGCCCCGCCCGGGCAGAGGGTGAACGTCGCGTAGCGACGGGACCCTCGGGCGTGGAGGTCCCCCGCCCGGAGGGTGGGGGAGGTGAACGTCGCGTAGCGACAGACCTTCGGCAGCGTGGTTAACGTCTCCTAACCGCGGCCGGCCGGCCGCGCTAGGCTGCCGCCATGGTGAACCTGACGCGTATCTACACCCGGACCGGCGACGACGGCACGACCGCGCTCGGCGACATGAGCCGGACGACCAAGACCGATCCGCGGCTGATCGCGTACGCCGACACCAACGAGGCCAACGCCGCCATCGGAGTGGCCATCGCCGCCGGCGCCCTGCCCGCCGACGTCTCCGCGGTGCTGACCCGGATCCAGAACGACCTCTTCGACGTCGGCGCCGACCTGGCCACGCCCGTCGTGGAGAACCCGCAGTACCCGCCGCTGCGGGTCGAGCAGGGCTACATCGACCGGCTCGAATCGGACTGCGACCACTACCTGGAGACCCTGGAGAAGCTGCGCAGCTTCATCCTCCCCGGCGGGACCCCGGGCGCCGCGTACCTGCACCTCGCGTGCACCGTCGTCCGGCGCGCCGAGCGGGCCACCTGGGCCGCGATCGACCAGCACGGCGACACCGTCAACCCGCTGACCGCGAAGTACCTCAACCGGCTCTCCGACCTGCTGTTCATCCTGGCCCGGGCGGCCAACGCGGAGCGCGGCGACGTGCTCTGGGTCCCCGGCGAGAACCGGTAGCGCCACGGCGGGCTCCCGGACGGGCCGATGACGGGCCGTCAGCGGCGCTCCAGCGCCTGTCTGGCGCGCAGCGCGTCGTCCGGCCAGACCATCAGCCGGGGGCCCGCGCTGGTGGCCACCAGGGTGTGCCGTACGCCCTCGGCGGTCAGCACGCCCGACATCCGGCGCGCCTCGTCCCGGTCGGCGGGCGAGGCGACCGTGACCAGCAGCCCGTACTCGTCCGGATTGCCGGCCCGGGGCCGCCGCTGCACCAGCGACCTGCCGCGCCCGTACGTCCAGCGCAGCAGGACGACCAGCACCGCGACCACGGCCAGGCCGATCAGCAGCACCTCCAGCGGGTGCACCCCGGTCATTGCGTGAAACCCCTTCGCCGTCGGGCACAGATCACACCCTCCAATCTCACCACGGGGGCCGCGCGGGCATTAGAGTCCGGGCCGTGAGCGGCGCGGCTCCGGGGGTGATCCCTGCCCAGGGCCGCCCTGAGGACGGACCCGGGAGACCAAGCCATGAGCAACGCACCCACCCAGCGGATCGCCGTCATCGGCGCGGGCCTGATGGGCGCCGGCATCGCCCAGGTCTCGGCGCAGGCCGGCCACCCGGTGGTGCTGCGCGACGTCACGGACGCCGCGCTGCAGCGCGGTCTGGACGGCATCCGCGCCTCCTACGAGAAGTTCGTCGGCAAGGGCCGGATGACCGCCGAGGACGCCGAGGCGGCGCTCGGCCGGATCACCACCACCACCGACCTCGGCGCGGTCGCCGACGCGGACATCGTGGTGGAGGCCGTCTTCGAGCAGCTGGACGTCAAGGAGGGCGTCTTCCGCGAGCTCGACAAGCTGGCCAAGGACGGCGCGGTGCTGGCCTCCAACACCTCCGCCATCCCGATCACCCGGATCGCCGCCGCGACCTCGCGTCCGGAGAGCGTGGTCGGCGTGCACTTCTTCTCGCCGGTGCCGCTGATGCGCCTGGTCGAGCTGGTGCGCGGCTACAAGACCAGCGACGAGGCACTGGCCGTCGCCCGGGCCTTCGCCGAGGGCGTCGGCAAGGAGGTCGTGGTGGTCAACCGCGACGTGGCCGGCTTCATCACCACGCGTCTGATCACCGCGCTGGTCGTCGAGGCGGCGAAGCTCTACGAGTCGGGCGTCGCCACCGCCGAGGACATCGACACCGCCTGCCGGCTCGGCTTCGGCCACCCGATGGGCCCGCTGCAGACCGCGGACCTCACCGGCGTCGACATCCTGCTGCACGCGGCCCGCAACATCTACGCCGAGACCCAGGACGAGAAGTTCGCCGCGCCGGAGGTCATGGCGCGGATGGTCACCGCCGGGGACCTCGGCCGCAAGAGCGGCCGCGGGTTCTACCCCTACGAGGGCTGATCCGCGCGGCGGCCGTGCTCCGTCCGGCGTACGGCCGCCGTGTGACCCGGTTCTCACGGCGGGGCGCCCGGGCGGGTGAGTTTCCTCACGATGCTGCCGCAGACGGGTGATTTGCGCCGGAATCGCGCGTAGGTATGGGGAGTTCCTGCGTATATTCCCTCGGACGGGTGAAGTTGAGTGGGACTCCGCCGAAGGGGCGAAACCTGCGGAGTTGGTTCACCGTCAGATGAGGGGAGACCGGCGCGGCCCTCGGCGCGCGGCGCAACCGCGCCCGGCCGACCCGAGCCCCGGACCACCCATCGGCGAGCGGAGGAGGAGAGCGTGCGGATCACCGGCGACCAGACCGGTCTGGCCATCGAGGGCCGACTCGACGTGCGCAGCGCCGCCGACGCCCGGGCCCTGCTGCACGCCGCCGTCGACGGCGGCCAGGGGGATCTCGTGCTCGACCTCGGCCGCCTGGAGTTCTGGGACGCCACCGGCCTCGGCGTCATCATGGGCACCCACCGCCGGGCCGGCCGGATCGGCCGGCGGCTCGTCCTGCGCGATGTCCCGGCCCAGCTCCAGCGCCTCCTGGTGGCGACCCGGCTGCACCGCATCCTCGCCGTCGAGGGCACCGTCCCGGACGCGTACGGCTCCACACTGCCCGCTCTCGGCGGCCTCCCCGCCGCGCCGCTGGCCCTGCCTTCCCTCTAGCGCCGCGTCGGTCCTCCCCCAGGGGGCTCCGATCCGCTGCCTGCAGGCCGCAGTTCGGTTCTCCGCGGGCCCTGCACCGCACCCGGCGGAGACCCGCACGATGGCGCCGGGCCGAGCGCGCCGGCCACCCCTCCCGGTACCCCGCCGACCCGCCGCGGCGCCCGCTCCGCACCCCTGCGCACGTCCAACGGGGGACCGGTCTGTGCTCCGGCTCACGAGTGTGCGAGAGTCTGCGCTCAGAAGTACGGCCGCACGGGCCCGCAAGGGCGTCCGTCGAACGGTCGACGGACAGCCGGCGCCCCGGACGCAGACGTACGCCGGGCGGCCTATCAAGGGTGGAGCGCGACGTGGGACAGCCGACCGACTTCGGGCAGGAGGGGTGCGCCCCCGCACCGGGGAGATCGTCTCGGGTGACCTGCTGCTGGCCGTCGGGGGACCGGACGGGTCCGAGGCACGCCCCTGCCCGGACGGCTGGCTGCCCGAGCCCCGCCGCGTCCACGACCGGCCCCAGGGCCGGCCGGAGCTCGGCCCCAGCCCTGCGGTCGGCCCGCTCGCGATGGGCAGCGCCCCGTCGGAGCTCCCGCTGCTCGACCGCGAGGCGGACATCGCCCACCTGGTGCGCCGTCTCGCCGAGGGCCGCTCGATCCGTCTGGTCGGCCAGGCCGGTTCGGGCCGCTCCACCCTGCTCGCCGCCGTGGCCGAGGCCGCCGCGGACATCGCCCCCGACGGCGTCGTCCGGCTCAGCGGCTACCACCGGACGGCCGCCGACCTCCTCCAGGGCCTGTTCGCCGCGACCCACCAGGCCCCCGACTACCGGCCCGACCCGCAGAACCTGAAGTCCCTGCTCGCCCAGGTCGGCGCCGTGGTCGTGATCGACGACCTCGACATCTCCGACGACGAGCTGGACGACCTGCTCACCACCGCGCCCGAGTGCGCCTTCGTGGTGACCGTGCCGCCGGGCAGCGGCCAGCTCCCGCTCGGGATCCGGATGGAGGAGCACCCGGTCGCGGGCCTGTCCCGCACCGCCTGCCTCTCCCTCACCGGGCGTCTGGCGGGCCGTCAGCTGGACGAGTCCGAGCGGGCCTGGGCCGTCGACCTCTGGTTCGAGTCCGAGGGCCTGCCGCTGCGCTTCGTGCAGGCGGCGGCCCTGCTGCGCCAACGCGACCTGGCGGTCGACACCCTGGTCGCCGCGTACGAGGACCGCAGCCACGTCTTCGGCCTCGTCCAGGAGATACCCGACCCCGAGGACCCGGCCCTGCTGGAGGGTGAACTCCGGCGCACCGTACCGCTGCCGACCGTCGCCGAGAGCGCGGCGCCCGCCGTCCGGCTGGCGGAGGGCCTGAGCGAGCCCGCGCAGGCCGTCCTGCGGCTGGCCCTCGCGTTCGGCGGCGAGTGCCCCACCGCACCGCACCTGCCGGCCCTGATCGACGTCGGCCTCGGCGAGAGCGCGCTGCGCGAACTGGTCGACGCCGGGCTCGCGGTCTCCGTCGGCGGCCACCACCGGCTGACCACCGGCGTCCCCGAGCTGCTCGCCCCGCGCTTCGACCCCGGCACCGTCGCGTACGGCGCCGCCGAGCACTTCTCCTGGTGGGTCGGGCACGGCTCGGTGACGGTCGAGCAGATCGCCGCCGAGGCGGAGGTGCTGATCGGCGCCCTCGTCGCGGACCGCGAGGCGGACCGTCCCTACGCCGTGCTGCGCCTCGCCATGGCGGCGGCGCCCGCGCTGGCCCTGTCGATGCGGTGGGGTGCCTGGGAGCGTGTCCTGCAGCTCGGGCTGGAGGCCGCCCGCGCCGTGGGCGCCACCCCGGAGGAGGCCTGGTTCCACCACGAGCTGGGTGTGCTGGCGTTCTGCTGCCGAGCCGACTCGCGGGCGCTGGCGGAGCTGGAGTCGGCGGTCGCGCTGCGGGCCGCGTTCGGCGACCCGAGGTCGGGCGCCGCGGGCCGGCGGATGCTGGACCTGCTGCTGTCGGAGACCCGGCAGCTCACCGCCGGATCGGACGGTGCGCCCGCGGGCGGCCGCCGCCCGGTCATCCGGGCGGCCATCGCCCGGGTGCCGCGGCGCTTCCGCGGCCTGCGGCACGGCGATGCCCGGCGGACGGCGATGGCGGCCTCGGCCGCCGTGCTGGCGCTCGGCGTGCTGGGCACCGCGGTCGGTCTGACGGTCTCCGGCTCGGATCCGGCGGCCGGCCCCAAGCCGAGCTCGGGCACCTCGGTCGACGACGCCCCGCTGCCGGACGACACCTCGTCGGGCGACGGCGCCTCGCTGTCGCCGTCGACGACCGACGCGCCGTCCGAGTCCGCGAGCGCGAGCCCGTCGGCCGACGCCGACCCCAGCGGGAGCAGCGGCGCGAGCCGTCGGCCCACCTCGGCGAAGCCGAGCACCTCCGCCCCGGGCGGAGGGCCGACCAAGTCCTCACCCTCGCCGACCGGCAGCAAATCCCCGTCGACGTCGCCGTCGGCGAGCGCTTCGAGCAGCCCGCCGACTGCTTCTCCCTCGGCGTCCGACTCCAGCAGTGCGACGCCCTAGGGGTCTGGCTGCCCCGGCCTAGAACAGCTTCAGCTTGTCGTCGTCGATGCCGCGCAGCTCGTCGTAGTCGAGCACCACGCAGCCGATCCCGCGGTCGGTGGCCAGCACGCGGGCCTGCGGCTTGATCTCCTGCGCGGCGAAGACGCCCTTGACCGGGGCCAGCAGCGGGTCGCGGTTGAGGAGTTCGAGGTAGCGGGTGAGCTGCTCGACGCCGTCGATCTCGCCGCGGCGCTTGATCTCGATCGCGACC
The Kitasatospora paranensis genome window above contains:
- a CDS encoding F0F1 ATP synthase subunit epsilon, whose product is MAELHVELVAADRKVWSGAATIVVARTASGDTGIMPGHTPVLSVLETGPVTIRTTDGGTVVAAVHGGFISFADNKLSILAEVAELADEIDVARAQRALDSAQSELDAHAERRAEVRLVAAGGLKAHA
- a CDS encoding cob(I)yrinic acid a,c-diamide adenosyltransferase — protein: MVNLTRIYTRTGDDGTTALGDMSRTTKTDPRLIAYADTNEANAAIGVAIAAGALPADVSAVLTRIQNDLFDVGADLATPVVENPQYPPLRVEQGYIDRLESDCDHYLETLEKLRSFILPGGTPGAAYLHLACTVVRRAERATWAAIDQHGDTVNPLTAKYLNRLSDLLFILARAANAERGDVLWVPGENR
- a CDS encoding 3-hydroxyacyl-CoA dehydrogenase family protein; this encodes MSNAPTQRIAVIGAGLMGAGIAQVSAQAGHPVVLRDVTDAALQRGLDGIRASYEKFVGKGRMTAEDAEAALGRITTTTDLGAVADADIVVEAVFEQLDVKEGVFRELDKLAKDGAVLASNTSAIPITRIAAATSRPESVVGVHFFSPVPLMRLVELVRGYKTSDEALAVARAFAEGVGKEVVVVNRDVAGFITTRLITALVVEAAKLYESGVATAEDIDTACRLGFGHPMGPLQTADLTGVDILLHAARNIYAETQDEKFAAPEVMARMVTAGDLGRKSGRGFYPYEG
- a CDS encoding STAS domain-containing protein — its product is MRITGDQTGLAIEGRLDVRSAADARALLHAAVDGGQGDLVLDLGRLEFWDATGLGVIMGTHRRAGRIGRRLVLRDVPAQLQRLLVATRLHRILAVEGTVPDAYGSTLPALGGLPAAPLALPSL
- a CDS encoding ATP-binding protein, producing MRPRTGEIVSGDLLLAVGGPDGSEARPCPDGWLPEPRRVHDRPQGRPELGPSPAVGPLAMGSAPSELPLLDREADIAHLVRRLAEGRSIRLVGQAGSGRSTLLAAVAEAAADIAPDGVVRLSGYHRTAADLLQGLFAATHQAPDYRPDPQNLKSLLAQVGAVVVIDDLDISDDELDDLLTTAPECAFVVTVPPGSGQLPLGIRMEEHPVAGLSRTACLSLTGRLAGRQLDESERAWAVDLWFESEGLPLRFVQAAALLRQRDLAVDTLVAAYEDRSHVFGLVQEIPDPEDPALLEGELRRTVPLPTVAESAAPAVRLAEGLSEPAQAVLRLALAFGGECPTAPHLPALIDVGLGESALRELVDAGLAVSVGGHHRLTTGVPELLAPRFDPGTVAYGAAEHFSWWVGHGSVTVEQIAAEAEVLIGALVADREADRPYAVLRLAMAAAPALALSMRWGAWERVLQLGLEAARAVGATPEEAWFHHELGVLAFCCRADSRALAELESAVALRAAFGDPRSGAAGRRMLDLLLSETRQLTAGSDGAPAGGRRPVIRAAIARVPRRFRGLRHGDARRTAMAASAAVLALGVLGTAVGLTVSGSDPAAGPKPSSGTSVDDAPLPDDTSSGDGASLSPSTTDAPSESASASPSADADPSGSSGASRRPTSAKPSTSAPGGGPTKSSPSPTGSKSPSTSPSASASSSPPTASPSASDSSSATP